Proteins encoded by one window of Molothrus aeneus isolate 106 chromosome 16, BPBGC_Maene_1.0, whole genome shotgun sequence:
- the ZC3H7A gene encoding zinc finger CCCH domain-containing protein 7A isoform X2 has translation MSNVSEERSTRQQDIKKGLQFIESTLPYPGTQEQYELFIRDLVRNLFHEGNDVYREGDWRGSLSHYTEAINIADYANSEEIHVSDDVLEKLHVNRIACYSNMGLHEKVLEDCEVALRLNENNFRALYRKAKALNELGSYKKAYDAVAKCSLAVPQDESVIKLTQELAQKLGLKIRKAYVRAKPPSSNSVSSDVSTQNSSVEDIELDLSDQKQEMVSAASSSNFVSEVSKVSPVPVAPLPTVMPLQMEKVPLPSAVLANGGNVSFSVPEACLDCGDGDIIIGEELDELLDSVPDPDESVMQTTGARGPIPAGSVAPSVPFSASLLGTLPVTAGFVPSASLSEIFSQPLASSLENFCSPLSTFSISDPKRDISSSASRDGTPTLNSNNSPLFINGPSSLFGSENYMGIAGQTRNDFSNVFSSTTANIPVSPALAGRNPLEGTHELRQACQLCFVKKGPKLLDYAYHPNLEHKCKKDILIGRIKNSEDKSWKKIRPRPTKTQYVGPYHICKDVAAEEECRYPGHCTFAYCQEEIDVWTLERKGAFSREALFGGPGKINLTVSQLLQEYHGLFMFLCEKCFDHKPRIISKRNKDNSSSCSHPAMHDFEDNKCLVHILRETMVKYSKIRPFQVRCQLDLCRHEVNYGCLREDKCFYAHSLVELKVWIMQKESGISHDTIVQESKKYWQNMEASAHGSQILGNQMKYGSLNLKMKFVCGQCWRNGQVSEPDRNKKYCSAKARHPWSKDRRVVLVMSNERKKWMTIRPLPAKKQVPLQFDLCNHIASGKKCQYDGNCSFAHSPEEREMWTYMKENNIQDLEQLYDIWLKTQKPEKGDDTAAQASRENGKQIHMPTDYAEVTVDFHCWMCGKNCNSEKQWQGHISSEKHKEKVFHTEDDQNCWQYRFPTGYFSICDRYMAGTCTEGNNCKFAHGNAELREWEERRQVLRMKLSKARKDHLIAPSDNDFGKYSFLFKDLN, from the exons ATGTCCAATGTCTCGGAAGAGAGAAGCACTAGACAACAGGACATTAAGAAAGGACTCCAGTTTATAGA atccACTTTGCCCTATCCAGGGACGCAAGAACAATATGAG TTATTTATACGAGATCTTGTTAGAAATCTTTTTCATGAAGGAAATGATGTATATCGAGAAGGTGATTGGAGAGGATCACTGAGCCATTATACAGAAGCTATAAACATAGCTGATTATGCTAATTCAGAAGAAATCCATGTTTCTGATGATGTTTTGGAGAAGCTGCATGTGAACAGGATCGCCTGTTATTCAAATATG GGTTTGCATGAAAAAGTTCTAGAGGACTGTGAGGTAGCATTAAGATTGaatgaaaacaatttcagaGCTCTCTATCGCAAAGCCAAAGCTTTGAATGAGCTGGGAAGCTATAAGAAGGCTTATGATGCTGTAGCAAAATGTTCTCTTGCTGTGCCACAG GATGAAAGTGTGATTAAGCTTACTCAAGAACTAGCTCAAAAACTAGggttaaaaataaggaaagcaTATGTTAGAGCAAAg CCACCCTCGTCAAATTCAGTTTCTAGTGATGTATCAACTCAG AATTCTTCTGTAGAAGATATTGAGTTAG ATTTATCTGACCAGAAACAAGAGAtggtttctgctgcttcttcatcAAACTTTGTTTCTGAAGTGTCCAAAGTGTCACCAGTACCTGTAGCACCTTTACCTACTGTTATGCCTCTTCAGATGGAAAAGGTTCCTTTGCCTTCTGCAGTGTTGGCAAATGGAGGGaatgtttctttctctgtgccAGAAGCATGTTTAGATTGTGGAGATGGAGATATAATTATTGGAGAAGAACTTGATGAGTTACTTGATTCTGTGCCTGATCCAGATGAAAGTGTAATG caAACTACAGGAGCCAGAGGAcccattcctgcagggagtGTAGCTCCTAGTGTACCTTTCTCTGCCTCTTTGCTGGGGACGTTGCCAGTTACTGCAGGATTTGTtccttcagcttctctttcagAAATCTTTTCACAGCCTTTGGCTTCGTCGCTGGAAAACTTCTGTTCACCATTAAGCACTTTTTCAATCAGTGACCCAAAAAGAG aCATCTCAAGTTCAGCTTCTAGAGATGGAACACCAACACTTAACAGCAATAATTCCCCATTGTTT ATAAATGGTCCTAGTAGTTTGTTTGGATCTGAAAATTACATGGGAATTGCAGGCCAAACTAGAAATGACTTTTCCAATGTTTTTAGCAGTACAACTGCTAATATACCTGTATCTCCAGCACTGGCGGGAAGGAACCCACTGGAAGGCACACATGAGCTAAGACAGGCCTGCCAGTTATGCTTTGTCAAAAAAG GTCCTAAATTATTGGATTATGCTTACCATCCCAATTTAGAACATAAATGTAAGAAGGATATTTTAATTGGCAGAATAAAAAACTCTGAAGATaaatcatggaaaaaaatacGTCCAAGACCAACAAAGACACAGTATGTGGGACCATATCATATATGTAAAG ATgtggctgctgaggaggagtGCAGGTACCCAGGGCACTGCACCTTTGCCTACTGCCAGGAAGAGATTGATGTGTGGACGCTGGAGCGCAAGGGAGCCTTCAGCAGAGAAGCTCTTTTTGGAGGACCTGGGAAGATCAACTTGACTGTGTCCCAACTTCTTCAAGAATACCATGGATTATTTATGTTTCTTTGTGAG aAATGTTTTGATCACAAGCCCAGAATAATaagcaaaagaaacaaagataaCTCATCTTCTTGTTCTCACCCTGCTATGCATGACTTTGAAGATAACAA GTGCCTTGTCCACATTTTGCGAGAGACTATGGTGAAGTATTCCAAAATCCGCCCCTTCCAAGTTCGGTGTCAGCTTGACCTGTGCAGACATGAGGTGAACTATGGCTGCTTACGAGAGGATAAATGCTTTTATGCTCACAGTCTGGTAGAGCTTAAAGTCTGGATAATGCAAAAGGAATCAG GTATTTCACATGATACTATAGTTCAAGAATCAAAGAAGTACTGGCAGAACATGGAAGCTAGTGCACATGGATCACAg aTTCTTGGGAACCAAATGAAATATGGATCGCTTAATTTGAAGATGAAGTTTGTttgtgggcagtgctggagaaaTGGTCAAGTTAGTGAGccagacagaaacaaaaaatactgtAGTGCAAAGGCAAGACACCC ATGGAGCAAGGATCGCCGTGTGGTGCTGGTGATGTCTAATGAACGTAAGAAGTGGATGACCATTCGTCCTCTGCCTGCAAAGAAACAAGTGCCTCTGCAGTTTGAT TTGTGCAATCATATTGCTTCAGGCAAGAAATGTCAGTATGATGGAAACTGCTCATTTGCTCACAGTCCTGAGGAGAGAGAGATGTGGACTTATATGAAGGAGAACAACA TTCAAGACTTGGAGCAGTTGTATGACATATGGCTAAAAActcaaaaaccagaaaaaggaGATGATACAGCTGCTCAGGCAAGCAGAGAAAATGGGAAGCAAATTCATATGCCAACTGACTATGCTGAAGTTACA GTGGATTTTCACTGTTGGATGTGTGGGAAGAACTGTAATAGTGAGAAGCAGTGGCAGggtcacatttcttctgaaaagcatAAGGAGAAGGTTTTCCACACTGAGGATGATCAGAACTGCTGGCAGTATCGCTTTCCAACTGGATATTTTAGCATTTGTGATAG ATATATGGCTGGTACTTGCACTGAAGGAAACAACTGTAAATTTGCCCATGGAAATGCTGAACTCCGTGAGTGGGAAGAACGAAGACAAGTTTTAAGAATGAAACTcagcaaagcaagaaaagaCCACTTGATTGCTCCCAGTGATAATGACTTTGGAAAATATagttttttgtttaaagatttAAACTAA
- the ZC3H7A gene encoding zinc finger CCCH domain-containing protein 7A isoform X1 has protein sequence METHSNSRLSLFLFEEWHIPKVDVQDNMSNVSEERSTRQQDIKKGLQFIESTLPYPGTQEQYELFIRDLVRNLFHEGNDVYREGDWRGSLSHYTEAINIADYANSEEIHVSDDVLEKLHVNRIACYSNMGLHEKVLEDCEVALRLNENNFRALYRKAKALNELGSYKKAYDAVAKCSLAVPQDESVIKLTQELAQKLGLKIRKAYVRAKPPSSNSVSSDVSTQNSSVEDIELDLSDQKQEMVSAASSSNFVSEVSKVSPVPVAPLPTVMPLQMEKVPLPSAVLANGGNVSFSVPEACLDCGDGDIIIGEELDELLDSVPDPDESVMQTTGARGPIPAGSVAPSVPFSASLLGTLPVTAGFVPSASLSEIFSQPLASSLENFCSPLSTFSISDPKRDISSSASRDGTPTLNSNNSPLFINGPSSLFGSENYMGIAGQTRNDFSNVFSSTTANIPVSPALAGRNPLEGTHELRQACQLCFVKKGPKLLDYAYHPNLEHKCKKDILIGRIKNSEDKSWKKIRPRPTKTQYVGPYHICKDVAAEEECRYPGHCTFAYCQEEIDVWTLERKGAFSREALFGGPGKINLTVSQLLQEYHGLFMFLCEKCFDHKPRIISKRNKDNSSSCSHPAMHDFEDNKCLVHILRETMVKYSKIRPFQVRCQLDLCRHEVNYGCLREDKCFYAHSLVELKVWIMQKESGISHDTIVQESKKYWQNMEASAHGSQILGNQMKYGSLNLKMKFVCGQCWRNGQVSEPDRNKKYCSAKARHPWSKDRRVVLVMSNERKKWMTIRPLPAKKQVPLQFDLCNHIASGKKCQYDGNCSFAHSPEEREMWTYMKENNIQDLEQLYDIWLKTQKPEKGDDTAAQASRENGKQIHMPTDYAEVTVDFHCWMCGKNCNSEKQWQGHISSEKHKEKVFHTEDDQNCWQYRFPTGYFSICDRYMAGTCTEGNNCKFAHGNAELREWEERRQVLRMKLSKARKDHLIAPSDNDFGKYSFLFKDLN, from the exons ATGGAGACACATTCTAACAGCCGTTTATCTCTGTTCCTTTTTGAGGAGTGGCATATCCCAAAAGTGGATGTTCAGGATAACATGTCCAATGTCTCGGAAGAGAGAAGCACTAGACAACAGGACATTAAGAAAGGACTCCAGTTTATAGA atccACTTTGCCCTATCCAGGGACGCAAGAACAATATGAG TTATTTATACGAGATCTTGTTAGAAATCTTTTTCATGAAGGAAATGATGTATATCGAGAAGGTGATTGGAGAGGATCACTGAGCCATTATACAGAAGCTATAAACATAGCTGATTATGCTAATTCAGAAGAAATCCATGTTTCTGATGATGTTTTGGAGAAGCTGCATGTGAACAGGATCGCCTGTTATTCAAATATG GGTTTGCATGAAAAAGTTCTAGAGGACTGTGAGGTAGCATTAAGATTGaatgaaaacaatttcagaGCTCTCTATCGCAAAGCCAAAGCTTTGAATGAGCTGGGAAGCTATAAGAAGGCTTATGATGCTGTAGCAAAATGTTCTCTTGCTGTGCCACAG GATGAAAGTGTGATTAAGCTTACTCAAGAACTAGCTCAAAAACTAGggttaaaaataaggaaagcaTATGTTAGAGCAAAg CCACCCTCGTCAAATTCAGTTTCTAGTGATGTATCAACTCAG AATTCTTCTGTAGAAGATATTGAGTTAG ATTTATCTGACCAGAAACAAGAGAtggtttctgctgcttcttcatcAAACTTTGTTTCTGAAGTGTCCAAAGTGTCACCAGTACCTGTAGCACCTTTACCTACTGTTATGCCTCTTCAGATGGAAAAGGTTCCTTTGCCTTCTGCAGTGTTGGCAAATGGAGGGaatgtttctttctctgtgccAGAAGCATGTTTAGATTGTGGAGATGGAGATATAATTATTGGAGAAGAACTTGATGAGTTACTTGATTCTGTGCCTGATCCAGATGAAAGTGTAATG caAACTACAGGAGCCAGAGGAcccattcctgcagggagtGTAGCTCCTAGTGTACCTTTCTCTGCCTCTTTGCTGGGGACGTTGCCAGTTACTGCAGGATTTGTtccttcagcttctctttcagAAATCTTTTCACAGCCTTTGGCTTCGTCGCTGGAAAACTTCTGTTCACCATTAAGCACTTTTTCAATCAGTGACCCAAAAAGAG aCATCTCAAGTTCAGCTTCTAGAGATGGAACACCAACACTTAACAGCAATAATTCCCCATTGTTT ATAAATGGTCCTAGTAGTTTGTTTGGATCTGAAAATTACATGGGAATTGCAGGCCAAACTAGAAATGACTTTTCCAATGTTTTTAGCAGTACAACTGCTAATATACCTGTATCTCCAGCACTGGCGGGAAGGAACCCACTGGAAGGCACACATGAGCTAAGACAGGCCTGCCAGTTATGCTTTGTCAAAAAAG GTCCTAAATTATTGGATTATGCTTACCATCCCAATTTAGAACATAAATGTAAGAAGGATATTTTAATTGGCAGAATAAAAAACTCTGAAGATaaatcatggaaaaaaatacGTCCAAGACCAACAAAGACACAGTATGTGGGACCATATCATATATGTAAAG ATgtggctgctgaggaggagtGCAGGTACCCAGGGCACTGCACCTTTGCCTACTGCCAGGAAGAGATTGATGTGTGGACGCTGGAGCGCAAGGGAGCCTTCAGCAGAGAAGCTCTTTTTGGAGGACCTGGGAAGATCAACTTGACTGTGTCCCAACTTCTTCAAGAATACCATGGATTATTTATGTTTCTTTGTGAG aAATGTTTTGATCACAAGCCCAGAATAATaagcaaaagaaacaaagataaCTCATCTTCTTGTTCTCACCCTGCTATGCATGACTTTGAAGATAACAA GTGCCTTGTCCACATTTTGCGAGAGACTATGGTGAAGTATTCCAAAATCCGCCCCTTCCAAGTTCGGTGTCAGCTTGACCTGTGCAGACATGAGGTGAACTATGGCTGCTTACGAGAGGATAAATGCTTTTATGCTCACAGTCTGGTAGAGCTTAAAGTCTGGATAATGCAAAAGGAATCAG GTATTTCACATGATACTATAGTTCAAGAATCAAAGAAGTACTGGCAGAACATGGAAGCTAGTGCACATGGATCACAg aTTCTTGGGAACCAAATGAAATATGGATCGCTTAATTTGAAGATGAAGTTTGTttgtgggcagtgctggagaaaTGGTCAAGTTAGTGAGccagacagaaacaaaaaatactgtAGTGCAAAGGCAAGACACCC ATGGAGCAAGGATCGCCGTGTGGTGCTGGTGATGTCTAATGAACGTAAGAAGTGGATGACCATTCGTCCTCTGCCTGCAAAGAAACAAGTGCCTCTGCAGTTTGAT TTGTGCAATCATATTGCTTCAGGCAAGAAATGTCAGTATGATGGAAACTGCTCATTTGCTCACAGTCCTGAGGAGAGAGAGATGTGGACTTATATGAAGGAGAACAACA TTCAAGACTTGGAGCAGTTGTATGACATATGGCTAAAAActcaaaaaccagaaaaaggaGATGATACAGCTGCTCAGGCAAGCAGAGAAAATGGGAAGCAAATTCATATGCCAACTGACTATGCTGAAGTTACA GTGGATTTTCACTGTTGGATGTGTGGGAAGAACTGTAATAGTGAGAAGCAGTGGCAGggtcacatttcttctgaaaagcatAAGGAGAAGGTTTTCCACACTGAGGATGATCAGAACTGCTGGCAGTATCGCTTTCCAACTGGATATTTTAGCATTTGTGATAG ATATATGGCTGGTACTTGCACTGAAGGAAACAACTGTAAATTTGCCCATGGAAATGCTGAACTCCGTGAGTGGGAAGAACGAAGACAAGTTTTAAGAATGAAACTcagcaaagcaagaaaagaCCACTTGATTGCTCCCAGTGATAATGACTTTGGAAAATATagttttttgtttaaagatttAAACTAA